Proteins encoded within one genomic window of Limisphaerales bacterium:
- a CDS encoding biopolymer transporter ExbD — protein MRRFSKRNPLVTLADLNVTPMLDLAFVLLIIFVIATPLLEQGMKLELPEGGATDVAIDRNDVRTVEISRDGRFLFDRKPMDLAQLEAALILAHTENPKTVVYIRADQQGMNKHTYAVIDACVKNGLTQFSLRTKEDNR, from the coding sequence GGTTTTCCAAACGCAATCCGTTGGTAACCCTCGCCGACTTAAACGTGACGCCGATGTTGGACCTCGCGTTTGTGTTGCTGATTATTTTCGTCATCGCCACCCCGCTGCTTGAGCAGGGGATGAAGCTTGAACTTCCCGAAGGGGGGGCGACCGATGTGGCCATCGACCGCAATGACGTGCGCACTGTGGAAATCAGCCGCGATGGCCGTTTCCTGTTCGATCGCAAACCGATGGATCTCGCCCAACTCGAAGCGGCCTTAATTCTGGCGCACACGGAAAACCCCAAGACCGTCGTTTACATCCGGGCTGATCAACAGGGCATGAACAAGCACACGTATGCGGTGATTGATGCCTGCGTGAAAAACGGGCTCACCCAATTCTCACTGCGAACCAAGGAGGACAACCGATGA